In the genome of Hyphomonas sp. Mor2, one region contains:
- a CDS encoding TetR/AcrR family transcriptional regulator, with product MRKNAKQARARRTIEIILEATTQLLETQNVDQVSTNHIAERAGVSIGTLYQYFPNKTAIFLALAERDIEARFQVVANALTASARSGTVDPVRTLTRAFIATFAGSPRNASLVKVIMSTRAQAGRESLPVDRIASLLTETAGAIGPMRKMTRVSAFVLTRAVLWTILTATLDAPELLEEAEFEDEIVLLTHSLLNPGARNVLSTQD from the coding sequence ATGAGAAAAAATGCCAAACAGGCGCGCGCCAGGCGAACCATTGAGATAATTCTGGAGGCGACTACTCAGCTTCTGGAGACGCAGAATGTCGATCAGGTTTCGACCAATCACATTGCTGAACGGGCCGGGGTGTCGATCGGGACACTGTATCAGTATTTTCCCAACAAGACGGCGATCTTCCTGGCCCTCGCCGAACGCGATATTGAGGCCCGATTTCAGGTTGTTGCGAACGCACTGACCGCGTCAGCCCGCTCTGGCACCGTGGATCCGGTCAGAACCTTGACCCGCGCTTTCATCGCGACCTTTGCCGGATCGCCGCGCAATGCCTCCCTGGTAAAGGTGATCATGTCCACGCGCGCGCAGGCCGGGCGGGAGTCTCTTCCGGTTGACCGCATCGCGTCGCTTCTGACGGAGACGGCTGGCGCGATCGGGCCGATGCGCAAGATGACGCGTGTGTCGGCCTTCGTACTGACTCGCGCTGTTTTGTGGACCATCCTGACGGCAACTCTCGACGCGCCGGAGCTGTTGGAAGAGGCCGAGTTTGAGGATGAGATTGTTCTGCTCACGCATTCTCTCCTCAATCCGGGGGCGCGAAACGTGCTGTCCACTCAGGATTAG
- a CDS encoding GMC family oxidoreductase N-terminal domain-containing protein, producing MADALSTLDGDYDYVIVGAGSAGCVVAERLSRDTGTRVLILEAGGKDNWIWFHIPVGYLFAIGNPRSDWMFETTAQPGLNGRALNYPRGKALGGSSAINAMITMRGQAADYDGWRDLGLPGWGWEDVLPVFRQLEDHFLGEGPHHGAGGPWRVEPPRVRWDVLDAVRNAAMEAGIPATEDFNTGDNEGAGYFHVNQKAGRRWSAARGFLKPAMKRPNLRVETGALIERVTLDGKRASGLIFCQNGQRVEVKANREVILCAGSIGSVQILQRSGIGPAETLQDAGITPLHDLPGVGANLQDHLQQRAIYKVSNVVTLNQTYYSLWGKAKMGLDYALRRRGPLTMAPSQLGLFTRSSPDHTRANIQFHVQPLSLDKFGDPLHRFPAITVAACNLRPTSRGTIRVPSPEPPAAPIIDPNYLDTEADRTVAADAIRVTRRLMQQPALAPFKPDEYLPGLSYSDKDLARAAGEIGTTIFHPVGTAKMGPADDPLAVTNADLEVHGVSGLRVIDASVMPTITSGNTNTPTIMIAAKGAEKVARG from the coding sequence ATGGCCGACGCGCTCAGCACCCTCGATGGCGACTATGACTACGTCATCGTCGGGGCGGGGTCGGCGGGTTGCGTGGTGGCCGAGCGCCTGTCGCGGGATACAGGCACGCGTGTTCTGATTCTGGAAGCAGGCGGCAAGGATAACTGGATCTGGTTCCACATCCCGGTCGGCTATTTGTTCGCCATCGGCAATCCACGCTCGGACTGGATGTTTGAGACCACGGCGCAGCCAGGACTGAACGGACGCGCGCTCAACTATCCACGCGGCAAGGCGCTGGGCGGTTCCTCCGCGATTAATGCGATGATCACCATGCGCGGCCAGGCCGCCGATTATGATGGCTGGCGCGATTTAGGCCTGCCCGGTTGGGGATGGGAGGATGTGCTGCCTGTCTTTCGGCAGCTCGAAGATCACTTTCTCGGCGAAGGCCCGCATCATGGCGCGGGCGGCCCCTGGCGGGTCGAGCCACCGCGGGTTCGCTGGGACGTTCTCGACGCCGTCCGCAACGCTGCCATGGAGGCGGGCATACCGGCGACCGAGGACTTCAATACGGGCGACAATGAGGGGGCCGGCTACTTCCACGTCAATCAGAAAGCCGGCCGCAGATGGTCTGCCGCACGCGGATTCCTAAAACCCGCCATGAAACGCCCGAATCTGCGAGTCGAAACCGGCGCGCTGATCGAAAGGGTGACGCTCGACGGCAAGCGCGCCAGCGGGCTGATCTTTTGCCAGAACGGGCAGAGGGTCGAAGTCAAAGCGAACCGCGAAGTCATCCTCTGCGCCGGCTCCATTGGCAGCGTACAGATCCTGCAACGCTCCGGCATCGGACCTGCCGAGACTCTGCAAGACGCAGGGATCACGCCGCTCCATGACCTGCCGGGGGTCGGCGCCAACCTGCAGGATCACTTGCAACAACGGGCCATCTACAAAGTCTCGAATGTCGTCACGCTCAACCAGACCTATTATTCGCTCTGGGGCAAAGCGAAGATGGGGCTCGACTATGCCCTGCGCCGCCGCGGGCCGCTGACCATGGCGCCATCACAGCTCGGTCTGTTCACGCGCTCCTCGCCGGACCACACCCGCGCCAATATTCAGTTTCACGTCCAGCCCCTCTCGCTCGACAAGTTTGGCGATCCGCTGCACCGCTTTCCGGCGATCACCGTCGCGGCCTGTAACTTGCGCCCGACCTCACGAGGCACGATCCGCGTCCCCTCCCCTGAACCGCCCGCCGCCCCGATCATTGATCCGAACTATTTGGATACAGAGGCAGATCGCACCGTCGCCGCCGACGCCATACGGGTCACGCGCCGCCTGATGCAGCAACCTGCCCTGGCGCCCTTCAAGCCCGATGAGTATCTCCCCGGCCTGTCATACTCCGACAAGGACCTCGCCCGCGCGGCTGGTGAAATCGGGACCACCATCTTCCACCCGGTCGGCACAGCAAAAATGGGCCCCGCTGACGATCCGCTGGCGGTGACAAATGCCGACCTGGAAGTGCATGGCGTCTCAGGCCTGCGAGTGATCGATGCCTCGGTGATGCCGACCATCACGTCCGGCAACACCAACACGCCGACCATCATGATTGCCGCAAAAGGCGCGGAGAAGGTGGCCAGAGGGTGA
- a CDS encoding 3-hydroxyacyl-CoA dehydrogenase, giving the protein MPAISMTPQEVSDYIAQSGRDAWIVPDVPETTPRRTIEKVGVIGAGTMGGGISMNFATAGIPVTILERQQDALDRGLSVVRGHYQRSADKGRFPVEEVDERMGRLIGTLSMDDFADCDLIIEAVFEDMDLKKQIFTDLDRIAKPGAILATNTSALNIDEIASVTKRPQDVIGLHFFSPANVMKLLEIVRADHTADDVIATSMDLAKTINKIATLVGVCPGFVGNRILFARQAQAQKLVYKGAMPWDVDAALNAFGFRMGPYQMSDLAGLDIGWKKGAKTANPIRDALCELDRRGQKTGAGYYDYDENRRPIPSEVTAKIITEVTGVEPGGAPGQDEIIATCIYPMINEGLKILEEKKAQRASDIDIVWLNGYGWPADKGGPMLYGDMVGAEAVLATMEKLGAEDASFAPCETLKRLAKDGGRFIDVQPG; this is encoded by the coding sequence ATGCCAGCCATCTCTATGACCCCACAAGAAGTCTCCGATTATATTGCTCAATCTGGCCGCGATGCCTGGATCGTTCCAGATGTGCCGGAGACCACACCGCGCCGGACGATTGAAAAAGTCGGCGTGATCGGCGCTGGCACAATGGGCGGCGGCATCTCGATGAATTTCGCCACGGCCGGTATCCCGGTGACCATCCTGGAGCGGCAACAAGACGCGCTCGATCGCGGCCTCAGCGTCGTGCGTGGGCATTATCAGCGCAGCGCCGACAAGGGCCGCTTTCCGGTAGAGGAAGTGGACGAGCGTATGGGTCGCCTGATCGGCACGCTGAGCATGGATGACTTTGCCGATTGCGATCTGATCATTGAAGCCGTGTTCGAGGACATGGATTTGAAGAAACAGATCTTCACCGATCTCGATCGCATCGCCAAGCCCGGCGCGATCCTGGCGACCAACACCTCGGCGCTCAATATTGATGAGATTGCGAGCGTGACCAAGCGTCCGCAAGACGTGATCGGGCTGCACTTCTTCTCGCCCGCCAATGTCATGAAGCTGCTTGAGATCGTGCGTGCGGATCACACGGCCGACGATGTCATCGCGACCAGCATGGACCTCGCCAAGACGATCAACAAGATCGCGACGCTGGTCGGGGTTTGCCCCGGCTTTGTCGGTAATCGCATCCTGTTCGCGCGCCAGGCCCAGGCGCAGAAACTGGTCTATAAGGGCGCCATGCCCTGGGACGTCGATGCGGCGCTGAACGCGTTCGGCTTCCGCATGGGGCCTTATCAGATGTCGGACCTGGCTGGGCTCGACATTGGTTGGAAGAAAGGCGCCAAGACGGCCAATCCGATCCGTGATGCGCTGTGCGAGCTCGACCGCCGCGGCCAGAAGACCGGCGCGGGCTATTATGATTATGATGAAAACCGCCGCCCGATCCCATCCGAGGTCACCGCCAAGATCATTACCGAAGTCACGGGCGTCGAACCCGGCGGTGCGCCTGGCCAGGACGAGATCATCGCCACCTGTATCTATCCGATGATCAATGAAGGCCTGAAGATCCTTGAAGAGAAGAAGGCCCAGCGCGCCTCGGACATCGATATTGTCTGGCTCAATGGCTATGGCTGGCCGGCTGATAAAGGCGGCCCGATGCTCTATGGAGACATGGTCGGCGCGGAAGCGGTGCTGGCGACCATGGAAAAGCTCGGCGCAGAGGATGCGAGCTTCGCCCCCTGCGAGACGCTGAAACGCCTGGCCAAGGATGGTGGCCGCTTTATCGACGTCCAACCTGGCTAA
- a CDS encoding transposase: protein MSDLNALFRPERTWFLTIPLADADSTLLTRHVSELADSARDFEHLHPVETVAMVILPNHLHVIWVLPEEDNDFRRRVEYLQASFTRRMVDGGHVSEKEAETLWHPRFWDYRIRDAIDMERHVGFMHGNPVKHGLVSHPNKWRYSTWHKFREDGFALWTSDPLRTSGEP from the coding sequence GTGAGCGATCTTAACGCCCTCTTCCGGCCCGAGCGGACCTGGTTTCTGACCATCCCCCTCGCCGACGCCGATAGCACCTTGCTGACCCGGCATGTCAGCGAGCTGGCCGACAGCGCTCGCGATTTTGAGCACCTCCACCCGGTCGAGACCGTCGCCATGGTCATTCTGCCCAACCATCTGCATGTGATCTGGGTGCTTCCGGAAGAGGACAATGATTTTCGCCGGCGCGTGGAATACCTGCAGGCAAGCTTCACCCGTCGCATGGTCGATGGCGGTCACGTTTCCGAGAAAGAGGCCGAAACGCTTTGGCACCCGCGTTTCTGGGATTACCGCATTCGCGATGCGATCGATATGGAGCGCCATGTCGGTTTCATGCATGGCAATCCCGTCAAACATGGCTTGGTGAGTCATCCCAATAAGTGGCGATACTCAACCTGGCACAAGTTTCGTGAAGACGGGTTTGCACTCTGGACGTCGGATCCTCTGCGAACGTCCGGCGAACCGTAG
- a CDS encoding thermonuclease family protein, which yields MRYPTLAAVALLTACAQSNQPDQPANLCEETGARCVSAPVRDVVAVDGDTFELQRLDGNVRLRLIGWDSPETGDSAGCPAEDALGQKVEARAKQLFAAGKTLTFKPEGMDRFGRTRAHVYLDGTHIGWLLAQDGLSAPWPSETVKPTWCD from the coding sequence ATGCGTTACCCTACTCTCGCGGCTGTCGCGCTTCTCACCGCATGCGCACAAAGTAACCAACCGGACCAACCGGCAAATCTCTGCGAAGAGACCGGCGCGCGGTGTGTCAGTGCACCGGTCCGAGATGTCGTCGCCGTGGATGGCGATACGTTTGAACTGCAGCGACTGGATGGCAATGTCCGCCTCAGACTTATCGGCTGGGATAGTCCTGAAACCGGGGATAGCGCCGGTTGCCCAGCGGAAGATGCGCTCGGTCAGAAAGTCGAAGCCCGAGCAAAACAGCTCTTCGCGGCTGGCAAGACCCTGACTTTCAAACCAGAAGGCATGGACCGTTTCGGGCGCACGCGCGCGCATGTCTATCTGGACGGCACGCATATAGGCTGGCTACTCGCGCAGGATGGGTTATCTGCCCCGTGGCCGAGCGAAACGGTCAAACCAACGTGGTGTGACTAG
- a CDS encoding acyltransferase family protein translates to MSVREYRADIDGLRALAVSAVVIYHAVPGLLPSGFVGVDIFFVISGYLIGGIIYSGIVTDRFTFANFYSRRVKRILPALIVVITATLLAGLFILDSFQFKVLSTQSITALIGASNFYFWEHTGYFDTASELQPLLMTWSLGVEEQFYVLFPFVIFAITKAPRAYRAWIMLALTALSFLFMLWISTRDQVSAFYLLPSRAWELGIGAALAMVQVNRETAVDRIPKRDLAAVLGLVLIVIAVFTLGPKDDFPIIPIILSVLGTILLIATPKSWINRHILSFRAVVFVGLISYSWYLWHWPIMAYFRIVADENPSQIALMAAVPLSFLIAVFSWRFIEQPFRTPQTSSGRPLWLGASALAAAMILPAIGHISKGIPERLPSEVRLAEEIRLQGRGNCLMGGKDTAPVRTDTCHPEGARIALLGDSHASALGTGLAAFAEQNGTHLAQHTKSACGPYLGYSYSSSVHPNSIRTCGAYFNAAVELVLNDPNIEVIVVGSYWPKDLSRPARALEENQLGASIPVADIIDQSITDLLIKAQIAEKSVILVQDVPMFEVDTMSRSIGDRLPARRMLREWVSSNADSIDAVRLRADTAAMETEEILQRVSETFSNTYFFKVRDQFCEDRICVYTTNDKPLFFDRHHISSYGSHTIDWSEAFEHAGFAPSERRDQE, encoded by the coding sequence ATGTCCGTGAGGGAGTATCGCGCAGATATTGACGGCCTGCGTGCGCTCGCCGTCAGCGCCGTCGTGATTTATCACGCTGTACCCGGCTTGCTGCCGTCCGGATTTGTCGGCGTCGACATCTTCTTTGTCATCTCCGGCTACCTGATTGGCGGGATTATCTATTCTGGAATCGTCACGGATCGATTCACGTTCGCGAACTTTTACTCGCGTCGTGTGAAGCGCATCCTGCCCGCCTTGATCGTCGTCATCACTGCGACGCTATTGGCCGGGCTCTTCATTCTCGATTCCTTCCAATTCAAGGTCTTGTCGACCCAATCGATTACAGCGCTCATAGGCGCTTCGAATTTTTATTTCTGGGAACACACAGGCTATTTCGACACCGCTTCAGAGTTGCAACCACTTTTGATGACCTGGTCGCTTGGCGTGGAAGAGCAATTCTACGTCCTGTTTCCATTTGTGATTTTCGCCATCACCAAAGCGCCGCGAGCCTATCGGGCGTGGATCATGCTAGCGCTGACCGCCTTGTCATTCCTTTTCATGCTCTGGATATCGACGAGAGACCAGGTTTCGGCCTTCTATCTGTTGCCATCGCGCGCCTGGGAATTGGGGATTGGCGCGGCGCTGGCAATGGTCCAGGTCAACAGAGAGACCGCCGTCGATCGCATCCCGAAGCGAGACCTGGCGGCAGTTCTGGGGCTCGTCCTGATCGTCATCGCCGTCTTCACGCTCGGCCCCAAAGACGATTTCCCCATTATTCCGATCATCCTTTCCGTTCTCGGCACCATACTTCTGATTGCGACCCCAAAAAGCTGGATCAATCGCCACATCCTGTCGTTTCGTGCCGTCGTGTTCGTTGGCCTGATCTCGTACTCCTGGTATCTTTGGCACTGGCCGATCATGGCCTATTTCAGGATCGTCGCCGACGAAAATCCAAGTCAGATTGCGTTGATGGCTGCGGTGCCGTTGAGCTTCCTGATCGCGGTCTTTTCCTGGCGGTTCATCGAACAGCCATTCAGAACACCTCAAACCTCCAGCGGACGACCGTTATGGCTCGGTGCAAGTGCCTTAGCGGCGGCCATGATCCTTCCCGCGATTGGCCACATCTCCAAAGGAATTCCAGAGCGCCTGCCGAGCGAAGTCCGCCTGGCTGAGGAGATTCGTCTGCAGGGCCGCGGCAATTGCCTGATGGGCGGAAAGGATACAGCACCGGTCCGCACAGATACATGTCATCCCGAAGGGGCGCGAATTGCGCTTCTGGGCGATAGCCACGCGTCCGCTCTAGGAACCGGACTGGCCGCTTTTGCAGAGCAGAATGGCACACATTTGGCGCAACACACCAAGTCGGCCTGCGGTCCCTATCTCGGATACAGTTATAGCTCCTCGGTGCATCCCAACAGCATCCGCACCTGCGGCGCTTACTTCAACGCAGCAGTCGAGCTGGTCCTGAACGATCCAAATATCGAGGTCATCGTTGTAGGATCATATTGGCCGAAGGATCTTTCACGCCCTGCACGCGCGTTAGAAGAAAATCAGCTGGGCGCTTCTATACCGGTCGCGGATATCATCGACCAAAGCATCACCGACCTCCTGATCAAAGCGCAGATTGCGGAAAAATCCGTGATCCTTGTTCAGGATGTGCCGATGTTTGAGGTCGATACGATGAGCCGCTCCATTGGTGATCGACTACCTGCGCGCCGAATGCTCCGCGAATGGGTGTCTTCGAACGCCGATAGTATTGATGCGGTCCGCCTGAGAGCGGATACAGCGGCGATGGAAACAGAAGAAATCTTGCAACGCGTTTCCGAGACTTTCTCGAACACCTATTTTTTCAAGGTCAGGGATCAGTTCTGTGAAGATCGTATTTGTGTCTACACGACCAATGACAAGCCCCTGTTCTTCGATCGCCATCATATATCCTCCTATGGATCTCATACGATCGATTGGAGCGAAGCCTTTGAACACGCTGGTTTCGCGCCATCCGAACGCCGCGACCAAGAGTGA
- a CDS encoding RcnB family protein: MSILSKLTATVAAIALSGATLAPVAFADRGERTERNIRSQADQPRVDRRTERREQNRARGDRQRNERFPRERRRDVNAGQSQIRGERSMTRRDTNELRGGERRQERRREARRDDRQMDRRQERRREARRDDRQMERRQERRAERREDRRFEQRQERRAERREDRRFEQRQDRRAERRADRRFERRQDRRAERRADNRRENRRIRDNSYNRGYDRGYNNAHRDRHYRNHRRYNYDRYWRHHRNFNRHYRYHNGYHYRRHHNRRHNFRHYSPRAFYYHGHRPFYYYSRPTFRFVYNSHYVPRYRIGGHYGYHNNTIIIGDYDYWGLYEPPYGYHWVHDYDSGDAVLASIATGAIIGLVIGALAD; encoded by the coding sequence ATGTCCATCCTCTCTAAATTGACCGCAACCGTTGCGGCAATCGCCTTGTCTGGCGCCACGCTTGCGCCGGTCGCGTTTGCTGACCGCGGCGAGCGGACAGAGCGCAATATCAGATCACAAGCCGATCAACCCCGCGTGGATCGACGCACCGAACGACGGGAACAAAACCGCGCCCGCGGCGACCGTCAACGCAACGAGCGGTTTCCGAGAGAACGGCGCCGGGACGTCAATGCAGGGCAGAGCCAGATTCGAGGCGAGCGCAGCATGACGCGCCGCGACACAAACGAGCTCCGTGGCGGAGAACGTCGCCAGGAACGGCGCCGGGAAGCGCGCCGCGATGATCGTCAGATGGACCGGCGTCAGGAGCGCCGCCGTGAAGCGCGTCGCGATGATCGCCAGATGGAACGGCGTCAGGAACGCCGCGCAGAACGCCGTGAGGATCGTCGCTTCGAGCAACGCCAGGAGCGCCGCGCGGAACGTCGCGAAGATCGCCGTTTTGAACAACGCCAGGACCGGCGCGCGGAACGTCGGGCAGACCGCCGCTTCGAACGGCGTCAGGATCGACGGGCAGAGCGTCGCGCCGACAATCGTCGCGAAAATCGCCGTATCCGCGATAACTCATACAATCGAGGGTACGATCGCGGGTACAACAATGCGCATCGCGATCGCCACTATCGCAACCATCGCCGCTACAATTATGACCGCTATTGGCGCCATCACCGGAACTTCAATCGCCATTATCGCTATCATAATGGCTATCATTATCGTCGGCATCATAATCGCCGCCATAATTTCCGGCACTATTCGCCGCGCGCCTTCTACTATCACGGTCATCGGCCATTCTACTACTATTCGCGGCCAACCTTCCGGTTCGTCTACAATAGTCACTATGTGCCGAGATACCGGATTGGCGGACACTATGGCTACCACAATAATACGATCATCATCGGTGATTATGATTATTGGGGCCTGTACGAACCACCTTATGGCTATCACTGGGTGCATGACTATGACAGCGGCGACGCCGTGCTCGCCTCGATTGCCACTGGCGCGATTATCGGTCTCGTCATCGGAGCCCTCGCCGACTAG
- the arfB gene encoding alternative ribosome rescue aminoacyl-tRNA hydrolase ArfB — MSNRDHVFVTDTLQIPEWELSERFIRASGPGGQNVNKVSTAVQLRWNVHASSIPAAVKARFRRRYGARLTREGDLVLEVSDHRSQGLNREAARKRLADMVRAVATPPRKRIKTKPTRASVRRRLESKKQRGAVKALRGKISKDD, encoded by the coding sequence ATGTCCAATCGAGATCACGTATTCGTGACCGACACGCTTCAGATCCCTGAATGGGAGCTCAGTGAGCGATTCATTCGGGCCTCCGGGCCCGGTGGGCAGAATGTCAACAAGGTCTCCACGGCGGTGCAGCTGCGTTGGAATGTGCACGCGAGCTCCATCCCTGCGGCGGTGAAAGCACGGTTTCGCCGGCGATATGGGGCGCGGTTGACTCGGGAGGGAGATCTCGTCCTTGAGGTCAGTGACCATCGCAGTCAGGGGCTCAACCGCGAGGCTGCTCGCAAGCGCCTGGCCGATATGGTTCGCGCGGTCGCGACGCCGCCACGCAAGCGGATAAAGACCAAGCCGACGCGCGCTTCTGTGCGCCGCCGACTTGAGTCCAAGAAGCAGCGCGGCGCCGTGAAAGCGCTACGCGGCAAGATAAGCAAAGACGATTAG
- a CDS encoding YbjN domain-containing protein, whose translation MRVIATTMLAMGLCLGAQAQDTSRDAEQITSITKADMRYVINSASYTVTEDLSSGIGFVAETDEDLIFGAQGKACSGDDQDQEPCLGVEFFVVLEGDFDVEYANDVNQRWSAIKAVKLDSGALMLSRYLILDHGQTLQNLRLNMVTTTAIADQVREEKKPKEQEQLTVGQIEWGDDSGDYANDDACDDARFHDDGDDWSYQRNHVLHDATDCRTLYEAGSITLFLDFGNNSGEYADDNTCDDNRFTGEGRSILTTDSHVKRDSADCIVAYQNGRLNRP comes from the coding sequence ATGAGAGTTATCGCCACAACTATGCTCGCCATGGGATTATGCCTTGGTGCGCAGGCACAGGACACCAGTCGGGATGCAGAGCAAATCACCTCGATTACCAAGGCGGACATGCGTTATGTGATCAATTCCGCGTCTTACACGGTGACGGAAGACCTGTCGTCCGGGATCGGATTCGTCGCAGAAACTGACGAAGACCTGATATTCGGCGCCCAAGGCAAGGCCTGCAGCGGCGACGATCAGGATCAGGAACCCTGTCTCGGGGTCGAATTCTTCGTTGTTCTGGAAGGGGATTTCGACGTTGAATATGCCAATGACGTCAATCAGAGATGGTCTGCCATCAAGGCGGTAAAGCTGGACTCGGGCGCGTTGATGCTGTCGCGTTACTTGATCCTGGATCACGGTCAGACCCTGCAGAATCTGCGACTGAACATGGTGACCACGACGGCCATTGCCGATCAGGTGCGGGAAGAAAAGAAACCCAAGGAACAGGAACAGCTGACGGTGGGTCAAATTGAATGGGGCGATGACAGCGGCGATTACGCCAATGACGATGCCTGTGACGATGCCCGCTTCCATGATGATGGCGACGATTGGAGCTATCAGCGAAATCATGTCCTGCATGACGCCACCGATTGCCGGACGCTGTATGAAGCCGGATCGATCACGCTGTTCCTGGATTTCGGCAATAATTCCGGCGAGTACGCCGATGATAACACATGCGACGATAATCGTTTCACGGGCGAAGGTCGCTCGATCCTGACGACGGACAGTCATGTGAAACGCGATTCAGCCGATTGTATTGTCGCTTATCAGAACGGACGTCTCAATCGCCCTTGA